The window aaggaaggaggtgtAGTAGATAAGATAATCCCctagaagttttttttaaatctcgaTATTCGCTTTTGTGATGTAGAATTATGCACCCAAACCCTTGCttctataaatgtatttctctgtctttacTTCTCTCCTATTCTCCCTAGGAGTAAGCCGGAGAATTGTTGCTAAACTCACTTGAATGATGTGGTCAGGGCAAGGACAGCACAATACAGTGCGTTCCCATCCCAGCTCCCCCAACTGCCTCCATGAGTGTGTCGGCCAGACAACCACGGGCTTAGTTTTCTTCAACATAAGAGCAGTTTAAATACTACTGACTCTCCTTGGAAAATTATGTGAACTTGTGGGACATATTTGAGGAAAAGCCCCTTGGAAAATGTAGTGATTTTAATCTATAagattatttttggtttttagatACTCTGAAGAAGGGTTTTTTGAGGAAGCGGGGCAGCCGATGTGCAATGGTGAGTAAGGGCTCTGTTCTTTCTTCTATGTTCTTCTACCTGGATAGTGATATGGCCGTACGTGTGTGTATCTGTACATCACATGCATGCATAAGAATGCTGACTATCTTGTAACTGTCTGCAAAACGCCGATTACTGGTCACAAGGCAGTCCAGAAGGTTGAGGAAGCGTTGGCTCAGAGCACACAGGCTCACCAGCACTCAAAGATTATCTTCTGTTAGTGGCTTTATAAAATGTGGGTTTATCTGTGTGAGTGCACACCCCAATGTGCTTACTATTTGGCAGAGGATTGTGTACATGACTAAGCGATAGAGGGGACAGGTTAATTACAGGTGAGCATTCATGTGATGCTTTCTGAATTGAAATATCAATGTGATTTCTAAAGTTGTATATGTATAGCTGGGGTAGTTTTAGAAACATGTGGATGTCTGATGTGACTGAGAGGTTGTAGATGTTCATAtttacaggtgtgtgtgtgtgtgtgtgtgtgtgtgtgcgcgcgtgtgtgttcGAGGCTGATTGTTTTGTGACCTTTGCCTTATTACTTAACAGGGTGCCCCAGCCATGGAACCAGCTTTGAAGATGACTTGACCCTTGGAGCAGAGGGTGAGTGGCACAGTTCTCTGCAGTTAAGATCAGGAAAGAGGTCATATATTGGATGAATCAAGGATAGCATGGAAGGGGGAGAACTGCAGAAAGAAGCAGCCCATCCTGGGGTCTTATGCGTACAGAAAGAACAATCACAATATGATCTAATTTGAAACTTAGAAGACGTCACATGCCCAGACATGCTTCCTCACCAGCCTATCAGGATGTCTACTGGTCCATCATTGGAGTTTTCCTTTGGCCCCTGGGAAGGTAACATATAAAGTCACCGTAACAGTGGCTGCCTAGACACCTTTGAAACACTTTTTTATGTAAGAAGCCCAGAACAGCCTGAGTACTGCATATAAGAGAGAGACTGCACTCAGGAAGATAAGGGCTTAAATAAAACATGGAGGTATAGCAAACTCCTAATGTCTCCTGGCACCTGTAGAAACTCAATGGTGGGACAGGAACACTAGCCTAAAGGGCTGAATGACTCCTCAGGACAGAGGAACTCTGACACCACTCATGGTTCAAAAGTTCAGAGGCTTGGGTCCAGTTGTACTCTGCCATATCTGTGTCGCTTCCAGGTCTGTGTTTGATAATCTTTATAAGAGCAGCTgaggtgattttcattttcccttctaactttctctctgcctttctatTCCTTGTCCAGCCACACTGTTGGCCACCAGCGGCAAACTCTTCTCCAGGTAAGTGTAAGGTGCAGCGCGGCTGAACGGTATCTCCTTCAAGAGCTGCTGCACCGGGGTACGTGTCAGAGTCAAAGAGACTAAAAACAAAGAGCTAAAGATTCACAATAGAGTGAGATTTTCCCATCAGGAATGAGGCCATACACTGAGTTTTCACAGTAGATAGTTCAAAGGTACCCAGCAAGGAGTGACTATGCCCAACAGGGGACATCTCAGAGCCAGGGTGCAGACTGCTTACAAGATTCATCTCTGATCCCTGCAGGAGTTTCCTGGAGACTGCCCGACCCTGCCAGCTACTCAATCTTGGCTGCAGTTTGGCTTCCAGTAGCATGACTGGTGGAACCAACAAGACTAGTTCAAGGTAGGTTCCAAGTCTGGCAGGTGTGGAAGGGTAGGGAAgataagaggaagaagagaatggaaCTGAGAACCATTGCCCATTTTTTCTAAGATATCTTACTGGAGCTTTTATGCCGTCACATAATTGAGAAGTATGGCCATATTTGCTTCAATAATGATGGGGGATTTAGAGGAATCTACTGCTTAGAGCAGGATGCTGTGTGTAAAATAACAGGTGTCTCTCCACTGAACTTTATACCCCAAGAGGTGTAGTATTGGTACCATCACAGTTCCTGGActtatagtaagtgctcaataaacaatcAATAAGTGTACtgattaattgatttatttgttgATTCAATGAAGCAATAAAATTTTCCCCAGAAGTTCAACAATCCAATAGGGTGAACAAAATGTACACACAAATAAGTTTAAAACAAGATAGAAAGTGGTGAAAACTAGTGTGGTATAAAAAAAGTGTCTGGAATTTGGAGTGAAAGTTTGAATTTGAGACCTGGTTCTGAGACTTATTAGCCATGTAACTATCTTCAGTAACTTGTCTTCACTGAGCCCTAACCCTGGCCACACCCCAGTTCAATTAAATCTATTAAATCTCTGGAGATAAAACTCAAatatctgcattttttaaagcccccccaaggtgattctaatatgcagccatgATTGAGAACCAATGATCCTGACATGCCCACAGTTCAGGTAAGGAAATTTGAGACTATGGAGATAAAATCCACACTTAGGTGACAAGCACAAAAGTAGAGCCAGGGATTCTGATTATCAAGCTATTAATTAAACAAGATGGTCACTATTTGGATCAAAAAGCCCAGCATCCTTTCTGAAGAGTGACAGTGATTATTCAAAGTCTCAAATAATTCACAGCCCCTCTCACCCCCACTACTGTTTGGGATGCATAGTTATTGAGTTCTTGTGTCACCCAGACTGGTGGTATACAAATTCCCATGTAGATACGGTTGGTGTCAgagaaagagcgagagagagagagagagagagagagagagagagagaacttgatCTTCTATAATGCAGGGTTTCTGTACAGAAAACGATGATACAAAGGGCTCTGTCTCTCAAAATCAGGTTTTGAACATAAcctatacagcaggtcctcaaataacgttTTGTTCAACGCcgttttgttataacattgatgagatgccataggaacttaactgtTATTTATaacaattagcctatggtaaattTGGTTTCATTACATATCactttgcttaaagtcacagaacttaTTGAATACGTTAAGTGAGAACATACCGTATTGAAAAATTTTCACCCCCAgagtgagaataaaatgaattttatgttcCCTACATACACACATTCTTTCATTGTTCCACACAACCACTAAGGGCAACCAGGTGGCAAGTTGCAAAGCACTTGGCAGAGCCAGCTGCATCGTAGTTTGTATGTGCAAGTGGGAACTGCCTGGTTAATAACAACCACAAGATTTCTTTGCGTCTATACTGCCTGTGATTGTCCAAATCCTCTCATAGTAAATTTTCATTCACCTGTAATCATTTATTCCAAGTACTATGATAGCACCTCATTCCATTTTTAAACCAGGGTTAGATTATAATTCCCATGTTTCAGACAGACAATTTAGgttcagagaaaggaaagcctTTCTCAAAGTCAAAGAAGCTCTGGATTACCCTGTGCCTCAAAGTTGCCCCTATTTATCCCAACTCCCTCTTTTTAGCATCTCTGAGATTCTGGACAAGGTGCAAGAAGATGCAGAAGATGTCCTCTTCAGTCTGGGCTTTGGCCAAGAGGACCACAAAGACACTTCTCGGATTCCTGCCCGATTTTTCACGACCCCCTCCCAGGCCAGGGGCATTGATTTCCAGCTCTTCCTGAAGGCCCAGGTGCGGAGGATCGAGATGGAGGACCCTTGCCTCATGCTGGCCAGTGAGTGTTACCACAGATCCATGCTCTTCTTCCCCCGCAGCCTCCGGACATTCACAATAGGGATCGATAACTCCAAATCCTGCTTTCTCTTGATTAGCTTCACTCgatcctttgtctcttgtttttatGTTATCTTCAGTGAAGATGATTTGACATTGGCTTCTTTTGAAATAATCCTCAAGCGACCTCATATCACCACTGCTTTCTATAGCTCTTCTCTCCTTTAACTGAATCAAATTGGAAGTGTCTCTAAATCTCATTCTcgttttctgtttctcagttgtAATTTCTAATGTTCCCATTTATAGCCATGGCATTAAGATCAATTCCAGTTAGGGCAGCACTTCTCAAAGTTCAATATGTTAAATTGCACAGGGAGTTTATAAAGCATTCATATTCAGAGAAAGAGGGAttcaggaatatttattttaaataaccacaCAGATGATTCTTATGTGTAATCCTGAGACTACATTTGGGAAACAAAGATTTAAGTTGTCTGGATTTCATACTAAGAAAAGATATGAGAGGGTTTCTCTATCTTGATGAGGCATAAAAGACTCTATTTGATTCTATATGttagaatatatttcaaattatgttCTGCTACACCCAAAACATGATGGTCTTTCTGACAGTGTGGTTTCAGAGTCTTTGTATCAGTCAACTTAAAAGTTTGGTAAAATTAGACTCCCAAGCACCAACAAGGATTTTGCTAAAACAAGGATTCTGAGTTGGAATATTTTTCACAAACACTTTAGATAATTCTTAATCACACTAAagttttaagattatttattgaatttgttgtATGTGCCACATAATTTAACACATAATTTAACACCTAATTAAGTGTTAAATTCTGTAAGAACAGCAATTAGACCAGAGGAACAGGATTCTTGCCTTCGGGAAGCTTACAGTTTAATGGACATATAGTTTATCACTGTGCTTTTAAAACATGGATGTGTACATGAATTACCAAAGGATATTGTTAAAATCTTTGGGATACagtctgagattctgcatttatAACAAGTTCCCAAGCAATGCTGATGCTATTGGACTACTTACTAACTACATTTTGAGAAGCAAAGGTCTAGTAGAAATGATAGAGTCAATCTAAATTTCTCTACTCCCATCTATTGCCTAGTGAGTCATTGCTATTCCTCAAATGTGTTGCCATCATGAAGTCTTCTGTAACACTAAAGTTTTGTTACCATCTAAGAAAATAATGTTGATTTCGCTATTTTTTTATCATGTTTGTCATCTAAAGCAAACACAGTGATAGAGGCCATTGTATACTGACATCAGAAAGGATATGCTAAATCAAGATATAGAAATTTCTCAGCCtgtataaaattgatttttggaCTACTTGTGATGGGAAGTCAAGAAAGGGGCTTCTGGGTGTCAGAAATCGAAATGGGAGAAATACTAGTGGGGAAATTGGCACTTCCTTTCTGAATTTTAAGCTTTAGGAAGGCTATTGAAGggagagattaaataaataatttgccgATGACCCCCCCAGACTCACCATCTTCAACCCTTGTACCCAGGCAGGTTTAAGCAGGTGCAAACACTGGCTGTCACTGCTGATGCCTTCTTCTGTCTCTACTCCTATGTGTCTAAGACACCTGTTCAAAAGTTCACACCATCCCACATGTTCTGGAATTACAACCCAACTGAGGTGCCATCCATCAAGATTCTTGGCCCAGAGCCAGAACCTCACTCACCCAGAGAACGCCTCCGGAAAGCCATCTCCAAAATGTGCCTCTATACCTGCCCCCGAGATCGGCTATCATCACCCCATAATACCCCCCAAAGGAACAGTTTGGACCAAGTGGTGTGGGAAGTGATGGACAGAGTGAGAGGAGAGAAGCTGGTTCTCCAGCAAGACCCTGAGTTTGGGCCAGGCTCACAGGAAGATCCTGTGCCTCCCACCACCCGTCCAAAGCTGCCTACTTCTTCTTCCATGTGCCCGTGTGTCCTCTGCCCTGAAGACGAAACACAGCAGGGAATGTCCACAATGCAAGCACCATCACAAACCCTGCATTCTAACCCCAAGACACCCTGTTGCACACATTCTTCATCCAGAGCAGATCTACAGTGGAGCACAGATCCTGCACAGGTAAAGAGAGAGCTGTGGAGTCTACAGGTCACCAATAAGGAAGCACATTCAGCCAAGGATGAGACTTTTTGGAAAAGGAAGAGCAGAGCAAGAAAGAGTCTGTTTCAGAAGAATCCCATGGACAGAAAAGTTAAATCATTGGACATGTCCATCTTCCAGCAGAAATGGAAGGACAGCCAAGAGAGACCAGAACTGCATCGATCTCTAACCCAGCAGCTGTGGAACAATTTTGACTTGGAGGTGAGTGGATTAGACGTGAGAGAGAGGTTGGCAAAGAAAGGCTCTAGATTCTTGTCCTTGGGTAAAGGGAATCCAGGCTCCCTGTCTCATCAGCCATACCAATTCTCGAATTACATTCAGAAACTTATGGGAGTGAGTTAACgtagaaggagaaaaagaaataggccTGGTTTCTTAAGAACATCCTGGTTTCCAGAACTGCTTTTCTAATTCCTCATCTGATCTGATCTTCTTGAAGTTTCTTATTAAGCACTCTTGCCCCCTCATTTGTGGGAACCACACAAGAGTAAAGGTCAGTTATACATTAAGCTAAACACTATTAAATAAAATCTCTTCTCTTGTATCTTGACAAATGTGTAACCACAAAGACCTGGAAGCCTAGGTTCAAATATAGACTTCTCAGGCTCTTCAGACTTCTGTGCTAGAACGTGGCAGTGTAGGCAGagccactccccagcccctggcctgtCCCTTGCTCTTCCCTGTACCATCAGGGACTTCACACATGTGAGTGAACACCCCTGCCTGTATATCCAAATGTGTCCACCCTACCCAACCAAATTGCCATCCATTGGTCATCACTCAGGCCCAGGAGTGCGTACACTAAGAGAGAGGACAGTCCTTGAGAGAACAGACAAGAGGCAAAACCAGTGCAGTTCACTGAAGCCGCTTTGGAGCCATTTGAGCAGCATATTTGGGATTCTGGGTAACTAGAGCATGGTCTAGAAGGGGTAGTGTAGGGTCCTAGTGGGCACATCCCCTGGGTCCATCAACTACCCCATGGACTCTCAAAAACTCAGGACTCCTCTTGCCTGAGTGTACAGTACTGCCATCAAGTGCTAGGGTCTCTTGGAAAAGTTCTCCAGTCTTTGCCACAAAGGAAAACAGTGATAACTTGCAATATCATTTGCATGTATGTTACCTCTCATTAAAAGTAGAGCTACACCCCAGTTGCCGCCTTCCTCACTATCAGGTTTTTGCCACAGGAAGAGGCCACGTCCCTCATGTACACTCAGCCTCCTTCCCCTACAGATGCCTGCCATCATGCGCCTTTCTCCACCACTGGCTCTGACTGAGTTCTACTGGGTTCTTGGTTTCAGGTGAAGTGTGACAGTGAAAAGGAGGAGAGCTGCTGGCCCAGCAGGCCCAGACCCTCCAACCTCTGCCAGACTTTTGCAGGCAAAGACTCAAGAAGTAAGAgtctctcagtttctctctctctctctctttcaaatgTCTTTCCTCTTGATGTGAATTTTGAGTATTAACTCTTTTCAAGGCATCTCTTATACTTTTGAGCATTTTGGCTTAAGATGTATTATTTAAACTAAAGTGAAAATTGGTCTCCTGTACTTTGTACCACCTATGCCCTAGGACCACAGAGAAGATGGCATCAGGGACAATGAGTTTTCCAAGATAGTAGGAACTGAAACCTTTCTTgaagtaagtaaataaatcttGCTTAGAGTTCCATCCATTTTGCATGGTTTAGTACTGTTTACTGCACTTCTTTGCCCAATAACATTTTTGGTTAATACTCCAAAATTTCAGTGTTACTAGTCCAGAATCACAGAGATCTTTATGATTCTAACTCTCTTAATTCTAATTCTCTGTGGTTTCAGGCCCTTatcacttttatttctctcttacccATTACCTTCATCTCCAGGTGTATAGACTGTATACAGTGTGTCATTCACAAAAGAGGTAAATATCAGAAGGCAGCAATATGTagttaaaaagtttaaaatatggaGCCAAATAATATACGTCATACTAGTTCAATGATCTTGCAGAAATCATTTAACTTTAGTTTTATCCTACCAAATAAGggaataataatgattataacacacacacacacacacacatagtcccccttatctgtgggggatccattccaagactcccagtggatgcctgaaaccactgAGAGTACTGAAAtctatatataccatattttgttttgttttttataatacaTACGtatgaaaaagtttaatttataaattaggcatagtaagagattaacaacaataactagtaacaaaataggacaattataacaatatactgtaatcaAAGTTAAGGGAATATGGCattattcaagtaaaataaaagttacttGAAGACAAGCTCTGCAACACCCGGACAGTCAAGCTGAGCACTGAGAAGGCTACTATTATGTGACTTCAGGAGGGGAGTGTTTACAGTGTGGATgctctggacaaagggatgatttgtGTCCTGAAGGGATGGAGCGGGATGGggagagatttcatcatgctactcagaacagtgtacaatttaaaacttatgaattgtttattttctaaattttccatttaatattttcggactgcAATTAAtggcaggtaactgaaaccatggaaagccaAACTGCAGATGTTgtggggggactactgtacaaaGCTTTGCTCAAGTGTTATTTGTCCAGCAGATGTCAGGCTCGCACAAGAAAATACCAAGATGTTCAGCATAGCAGGCTTCATGCAGAATCTATACGGTTATGCCAGGGAAGAAGTATTTCTAGGAATTACACAATTCAAATAAGCTACCAGATCCTATTTTCTACCCCACTGCTGGGATTTCATCACAGCACTTGTGGTTAGAGATGCTATTATTTCACTTAGTCTAAGGTGTACATTTCCCCAGATTTTACTATCTCTCAAACGAATGGGCCTTACAAGCCAGCGTCAGCCAATTtaattgtctaatttttttttttttgcatccttagtggaatataaaataattataaatcttaTAAACGATGGCTTATCAGATTCAATGAAACGCAGTAACTTTGGAAATTAAATGCACTTAATCTCTCAGGTAAATAAGGCAGTGATTTtgtaaattttgcttttatgCCTCTAGAAGAATGAGAGATCTCTTCTTCACTGACAATCTGTGCCTGAGATGAGTATCACAGTGTTTGGCAAATCTTTCCaattttctgtaagtttgtttAATCAACTTTTCACAAATCTATGAACTATCTCTCTCAATCCACTCTTCTATCATCCTCTAAGAGATCACAAGAAGGGGGGAATAGCTATGAAAATAGCTCTGTACTGCAAATGTTAAAGACTGTGAGAAATATGGAAGAGGGAAATTCACTCACCACCATCAAAGGCAGAGATAGGTGGGGCAGTCCTTCAGATCTTCTGAAAAACAACCCCTCTCTCGGCCTTTTCCAGGGTCTGTAATTATCTCCTTAGAGAATCATCATCTCCCAGAAAATCTGTATCAAGTTCCACCTGGTTGGGGCTGGTTATCAGGCATAGGAGGGATGTGAGCAAGGGTAGGAAGTGGTAGCGGCACTCAACCAGCCAGCCGCTGTGTCCAGTTTGTATAGTCCTCACATTGCTCAGAGATACCCACCTAAAGAGGCAAGTAGGGGTTCAAATTCAGCTCTACTGAGCTTACCACCCAAAATCTCAAGGGTCGCTATCTCCTAAGAGGGAGTcccccttttttttctaatttatctacATAAAGCGAGTGCCTTTCTGTAATTAGTACAAGGACACCTTTTCTATTAAAAGAGGCTCTGATCCTCATCTACCagctttcttccttcccactccATCATTTAGTCACTGCCAGAGAAGTCTTACTCTTTCTCTAAGTTCCTGGGAAAGGATGATCCTCGTCATTCCTTATCATTTGCACCACGTTCAAGAATTTCATATTCACAGCCCTTTTATTGGTGCCCTGTTGCTGAAATTTAAACTGTTTGACTTTTACCACATTTATAAAAGTCAAGGCCAAAgagaaggtttttatttttattttctattgttgtttgtttcttttaccaGATCTGAGGTAGCATGGGCCAATATATATTCTATCTGTGAAGTGATCATATGTGGAGATAGGTTTCATTTTATGGTCAACTCTGCTCTTGGCAGTGAGAGTATTTCCCATCTTATAGATGATGACACTGGgcagttatttttatatcaaaataaattctgaagCGGGACTATTACATAGGAAGTATagagagagatgggaaagggagaggggagggagacaggACATTGTGAGAAtgtgacaattatttttttgCCTCATTTATAATTCTTACTAAGGTTGTTTTGCACCTGCTGGGGAgatatgattaaaaacaaaatcttctttCACCCCAGAAAACCTCTCCAGAaaggaataagagaaagaaaacagttttatttttgaataagcATTAAACCAGAAGATGATGTACCTCACAGGCAATCCGCTAACAAAACTGCAAAGACAGAAGGAAACCTCACCTCTTATATGACCCATTACATACATGTAGTCAAAAGAAACAATAACTAGTTCTCAAGTAAGAGGATTTGACAACACCATTTGTCACACATAGTTCATCTTAGATTCACCTGATAACTGTGGATAAATTGCCTTTATCCAAAGGAATAATAAAACTTCTCCCATCTTTATGGCAGAAGGTAGTTTTGCAAATTGTTGCCAAGCACCTAAGTGGAGACAGGAGATATGGACGCTATGGtccttgatgattacatttcaaagcaATAGCTTCctttgagaaagacatttctgggtTGTAAAGGTGGCAAGAGGCGCATTTAGTCTTTACAAaagatttacatacattttaaagagacAAATAAAGAACTTACAGGTTTTCTAAAGAAATGTGCTTTAAGAAAAGGTAGGTTGGGGAGAAGCCTCTTTTTCACAACGGAGgctttttaatttgtatttaccaGTTCAcctctgtgtattttcttttccttggctttCCCTTTATCTGTACTGCCCTATTCTTTAGAGCTGTGGCAGGCAGCTGTCAGCATTGCATAATGCTCATTTCCTGAGTTATTCATTTCAAATGTGTCCCAGGATTTCTAAGGCTCCATCCAAGGCTGTCAAGCCGCACAACGTTAGGTCAGCATTCACGTAGACTGCAGTGTAAGCACTGCACCTGCAGGTG of the Rhinolophus sinicus isolate RSC01 linkage group LG02, ASM3656204v1, whole genome shotgun sequence genome contains:
- the TESPA1 gene encoding protein TESPA1 isoform X2; amino-acid sequence: MEGSVLSPTSWEKRRAWLRQSRHWQTQVLEEEAAAALQDVPDPEPSSLDDVFQEGNPITKIEDWLQDCGYSEEGFFEEAGQPMCNGCPSHGTSFEDDLTLGAEATLLATSGKLFSRSFLETARPCQLLNLGCSLASSSMTGGTNKTSSSISEILDKVQEDAEDVLFSLGFGQEDHKDTSRIPARFFTTPSQARGIDFQLFLKAQVRRIEMEDPCLMLASRFKQVQTLAVTADAFFCLYSYVSKTPVQKFTPSHMFWNYNPTEVPSIKILGPEPEPHSPRERLRKAISKMCLYTCPRDRLSSPHNTPQRNSLDQVVWEVMDRVRGEKLVLQQDPEFGPGSQEDPVPPTTRPKLPTSSSMCPCVLCPEDETQQGMSTMQAPSQTLHSNPKTPCCTHSSSRADLQWSTDPAQVKRELWSLQVTNKEAHSAKDETFWKRKSRARKSLFQKNPMDRKVKSLDMSIFQQKWKDSQERPELHRSLTQQLWNNFDLEVKCDSEKEESCWPSRPRPSNLCQTFAGKDSRRPQRRWHQGQ
- the TESPA1 gene encoding protein TESPA1 isoform X3 → MEGSVLSPTSWEKRRAWLRQSRHWQTQVLEEEAAAALQDVPDPEPSSLDDVFQEGNPITKIEDWLQDCGYSEEGFFEEAGQPMCNGCPSHGTSFEDDLTLGAEATLLATSGKLFSRSFLETARPCQLLNLGCSLASSSMTGGTNKTSSSISEILDKVQEDAEDVLFSLGFGQEDHKDTSRIPARFFTTPSQARGIDFQLFLKAQVRRIEMEDPCLMLASRFKQVQTLAVTADAFFCLYSYVSKTPVQKFTPSHMFWNYNPTEVPSIKILGPEPEPHSPRERLRKAISKMCLYTCPRDRLSSPHNTPQRNSLDQVVWEVMDRVRGEKLVLQQDPEFGPGSQEDPVPPTTRPKLPTSSSMCPCVLCPEDETQQGMSTMQAPSQTLHSNPKTPCCTHSSSRADLQWSTDPAQVKRELWSLQVTNKEAHSAKDETFWKRKSRARKSLFQKNPMDRKVKSLDMSIFQQKWKDSQERPELHRSLTQQLWNNFDLEVKCDSEKEESCWPSRPRPSNLCQTFAGKDSRNFLHHHSST
- the TESPA1 gene encoding protein TESPA1 isoform X1 gives rise to the protein MEGSVLSPTSWEKRRAWLRQSRHWQTQVLEEEAAAALQDVPDPEPSSLDDVFQEGNPITKIEDWLQDCGYSEEGFFEEAGQPMCNGCPSHGTSFEDDLTLGAEATLLATSGKLFSRSFLETARPCQLLNLGCSLASSSMTGGTNKTSSSISEILDKVQEDAEDVLFSLGFGQEDHKDTSRIPARFFTTPSQARGIDFQLFLKAQVRRIEMEDPCLMLASRFKQVQTLAVTADAFFCLYSYVSKTPVQKFTPSHMFWNYNPTEVPSIKILGPEPEPHSPRERLRKAISKMCLYTCPRDRLSSPHNTPQRNSLDQVVWEVMDRVRGEKLVLQQDPEFGPGSQEDPVPPTTRPKLPTSSSMCPCVLCPEDETQQGMSTMQAPSQTLHSNPKTPCCTHSSSRADLQWSTDPAQVKRELWSLQVTNKEAHSAKDETFWKRKSRARKSLFQKNPMDRKVKSLDMSIFQQKWKDSQERPELHRSLTQQLWNNFDLEVKCDSEKEESCWPSRPRPSNLCQTFAGKDSRRGGTASNTQVLL